A segment of the Methanobrevibacter sp. genome:
AGATCTGAAAATGATAATGTTATTGTAGATACTCATTGTACTATTAACACACCTGCAGGATTTTTACCAGGTCTCCCAATTTGGGTTTTAGAACAATTACAACCAGATCTTTTTATTTTAATTGAAGCTAACGCTGATGAAATCATTTACAGAAGATTAAATGATGAAACTCGTCAAAGAGATGTTCAAAAAGCTAAAGAAATTCAATTACATCAAGAAATGAACAGAGCAACTTCTATGGCTTATGCAACTTTAACAGGTGCTACTGTTAAAATCGTAGAAAACCATGATAATCATTTAGATTCATCTGTTTCAAAATTAGTTGATGTTTTAAATTTATAAATTATTAATAGAGGTATATTATGTTTGATATTATGGGAATGGTTTACGGTGTTTTAAACGCTATTTTCAATCCGATTCTTGCTATGGATCCAAATCCAAGCAATCCAGCTTTAACTGTATTGATTATTGCATTCATTGTATCTTTAATTACAACTGTTGCTAATAAGTATTTGGTTGATCAAGATGCATTAAATGAAAAACAATTAAAAATGAAAGAGTTCAATAAAGAACTTAGAGATGCTCAAAAAAGAGGAGACGGTAAAAAACTTGCTGAACTCCAAGCTAGACAAACTGAAATCATGAAAGAAAATACTGCAATGATGTCAGAACAATTCAAACCAATGATTGTTACTTTTGTCCCAATTATTTTAATATTCTTTTGGATGAGAGCATCTGCAATTAATGATTTAGTAGTAATATTACCAACTACTGTTTATTGGGTTACTTTAACTCCACTTTGGCATGTTGTAGGTAGTATTTTCTATGGTGGTGAAGCTACCATTCCATATGGAATTGGTTGGTTGTTATGGTATATGATTTGTACTTTTGGCATGAGTCAAATATTAAGAAAATTCCTAGGATTCAAACAAGGGTTCTAAATAACCCTAAAAACTATACCTTTATAAATAATGAGTAATAGATATATAAATATTCTATTTTGAATACGCTATTACACAATTATTCAAATTATTAAAAATTATTATAGGTGATTAAATGCCTGCTAATAGGTTCAGATCAAGATCATATAAAAGAGTTCATAAAAACACTCCTGGTGGAGAAAATGTTTTAAGATACAAAAAGAAAAAACCATCTAAGCATGTTTGTGCTGAATGTGGTGCAGTATTACATGGTGTTCCTCGTGGACGTCCATATGAAATTGGAAAATTATCAAAAACCGCTAAAAGACCTAGCCGTCCATACGGTGGGTACTTATGTTCAGCTTGTGCTCGTAAACTTTTCAAAAACGAGGCTAGAAAATAATGATAATTACAATCGGCGGGTTAGCTGGAACTGGAACAACAACACTTGCCCAAGTGTTAAGTGAAAAATTGAATGTTCCTTATATTTCTGCAGGTTTTATCTTTAGAGAAATGGCTGCTGAGAGGGGAATGAGTGTTCTTGAATTCAGTGAATTTGCTGAAGGTAATGATGAAATAGATAAGGAAATTGATAAGCGTCAAGCTGAAAAAGCTAAGTCTACAGATAATTTGATTCTTGAAGGAAGATTGTCTGCATTTTTTGTTGATAATGCTGATTTGAGAATTTGTTTAATGACTCCATTTGATGTTAGATCCAAAAGGATTGCTGAAAGAGAGAACAAATCTGTTGATGTAGCTAAAAGCGAAATTATTATTCGTGAAGAAAGCGAAGTTTTAAGATACAAAGAAATCCATAATATTGATATCAGTAATATGGAAATCTATGATTTAATTATAAATACTGATAGCTTTGATCCAGAAAGCATATCAGAAATCATTACAACAACATTAAAGGTGATATAAATGGCATCAATCGAAGTAGGTAGAGTATGTGTTAAAACTGCTGGTAGAGAAGCAGGCGAAAAATGCGCAATCGTTGAAATTATCGATGAAAACTTTGTAGAAGTAATTGGTGAAGCTGTAAAAAACAGAAGATGTAACATCGCTCACTTAGAACCAACTGCAGATTCTATCGATGTTTCTGGTGATGCAGAATCTATCAAAGCAGCTTTAGCTGGCTTATAAATTTAAATGAATAATTTAATTTATTCATATCTTTTTTTATTTAACTATTTTTTTATTTAATATTCAAGGGTTTATTTTATGAAGTTCAATATGGTAGTCAAGTCTAAAAGTTTTACTTCTCCTGAGTTTGGATGTAAACCGGAGGAAAGAGAAATTTCTGAATATATTTCTAAAGGAGTTATTAATTTAGATAAGCCATCTGGTCCAACTTCTCATGAAATTGATTCTTGGGTTAAAAGAATTTTACCGTTGGAAAAATCAGGACATGGTGGAACATTAGATCCTAAAGTAACTGGAATTTTACCTGTTGGTTTGGATGATGCAACCAGAGCGATTCAATTATTATTGACTGCTCCTAAGGAATATGTATGTTTATTAACATTCCATCAAGATGTGCCTGAAGATAGAATTCGTGAAGTGTTTGCTGAATTCACTGGTAAAATTTATCAACTTCCACCTGTAAAATCTGCTGTAAAACGTGAATTAAGAACACGTAATGTGTATTATGCTACCATTTATGAAATTGATGGTCGTGATGTTTTATTCAGAATAGGTTGTGAAGCTGGAACTTATGTTAGAACTTACTGCCATAATATTGGTGAAGCTTTGGGTGTTGGAGCACATATGGCTGAACTTAGAAGGACACAGGTAGGTTCATTCAATGAAAAAAATAATTTGGTTACATTACAGGATGTAACTGATGCATATCATTTCTATATTGAAGATGGGGATGATTCATTCTTGCGTCAAGCAATTATGCCAATGGAAAGGGCTGCGGACTATCTACCAAAAATCATTGTTAAGGATTCTGCAGTTGATGCAATTTGTCATGGTGCTGATTTGGCATGTGGTGGAATTGCAGAACTTGCTGATAATATTCAAAAGAATGATATTGTGGCAATATTTACACTTAAAGGTGAATTAGTTGGTGCAGGTCGTTCTTTATTAACTTCAAATGAAATTTTAGAATCTGACTCAGGTTTTGCAGTTAATGTTTCTAAAGTATTGATGAAGCCAGATACTTATCCAAGATTCTGGAAATAATTTTCTTGTATTTTTGACCCAAGTGGTTAAAATACTAATGTTTAAATTAAATAAAGAGGTAATATTTCTTTTGTGAATATTATTTTATGTTGATTGTTATATTTTATATATGAGGTTTGTTATTTTGATTAGAAAAATAGGTTTATTTTGTGTTTGATTTTAATATTTGTTTCAGTTAATTCAATTCAAGCAGCTGATATTAATGCGACTGATTCATCTATAAGTCCTATTGATAATAATTCTATTCAAAGTGATGTTAATTCTCATTTAAATACATCACTTGATGATTCTTTAAATGAAACTATCAAAAATAAAACACAGTTAACATCACCAACAACTAGTACTTATTATAAAGGGTCTTATCATATAACTCTAAAAGATTCAAATAATACTGTTTTAGGAAATAAAACTGTTACTTTGAGGATAAATAATATTAATTATACTGCTATAACTGACAGTAACGGTGTTGCTAATTTCAATTTAAAACTCAATCCTGGAAATTATAAATCAACTATTGTTTTTACTGGTGATGATACATATGAATCTTGTAATTTAACTTCTAATTTTAAAGTATTGTCTACAATAAAGGCTAGCAATATATCAAAATATTATAAAGGAAGTAAAAAGTATAGTGCAACCTTCTTTAAGAGTGATGGGAACTATTTGGCAAATAGATATGTTAAAATTACTGTTAATGGAAAATCATATTCTGTTAAAACTAGCAGTAAAGGTTTTGTAAGTATATCTGTAAATCTAAAGCCAGGTACCTACAAAATTGTTTCTTCAGATCCAATCACAGGTATAAGTTAACAACAACATTTAAAATTTTATCAACAATAAGTTCAAGTAATCTCAATAAGGTTGCAGGAGATAACAAGAAATTTACAGCAAAATTCTTTAAAAGCAATGGGAAAGTTTTAGCTAAAAAATATGTTAAAATTAAAATTAACAGTAAGACTTATAAAATTAAAACAAATTCCTATGGTAATGTGATTTATATTTAAAAAAACTTAAAGCAGGTACATATAAGATTGTTTCCTATAATAATGACGGTTTGTCAAAAAAGTCATAGTTAAAATTTTTAAAAGGAAAGCATCTACAAAATTAACTTCTAGCTTTTACACATTCCGTTCAAATGATACTAAAGAAGTTAAGATTAAATTATCCACTAGTTTAAACGATGATTCTAATTCAGGAAAAATAATTAAAATCAAAATTAATGGAATAACCTATTCTAAAAAGACTAATAGCGAAGGTATTGTGAATTTCAAGTTACCTTCGCTGGAAAAAGGCATTTACAAAGTGGAATATAGTTATGGTGGAAATTATTATTTTGTTTATATTTTAATTATTTTTATATCTTTGTTTTAATATATTTGTAAGAATAATATTACAAGTATAACTTATATGTAATTGATTGTATATTTATTCATATGAGTTATAATTGTTGAGGGGTATCGGAAGATTGTGCTTTTGCCTAAATTAATATTTTATACTCCCATTATAATTGATTATTATAATGTTATTGACTGTAAAGGGAGGTGAAAATGATTAAACACAAGTTAATTGGACGCAAAATGTTGTTATTCACACTTTTCATAATGGTTTTACTTGGAACAATATCTATTGTTAGCGCTAGTGATTCAATTGCAGATAATTCTTCTGATGATAGTGTTGAGCCTTTAATTTCAGATTCTATTGATGAGGATAATGTTGTTGGGGATGAATCTGATGATTCTAATGCAATATCAAATGATGATGCTTTGGAGGCATCTTCTGATAGTAGTCCTTTCATTCCAGATAGTCCTGGACATTATAATCATACATATGATTTAGAACCTTTCATGAAGATGTATCAAATATTCTCTCACATTTTGAATCCGTAAGTGGGGGTGTTACTACTGAAGGTGGTGGTTCTGATGAATTCCATGTATATTGGGCTCCTGAATATGTAACTGAAGGCCAAACATTCCATATTGTTGTTGATGTTAAAGATAGATTATTTTCTAGTGTAAAAATTTCAATTCCATCTATTGGGATAAAAAATCTAAATTTAGATAAATATTCTGATGGACATTATTTTACTTACACTGTTGATGGTAGTAAAGTTACTCCTGTTGTTAAAGATGATACTATTGATATTAATCCTCAAGGAGCAAGTCATGTTTACGTAGAGGGGTTTTATATTTATAAAGAAAATAATATTACTTTAAGTATTAACTCTTCTTTAATTAAAATTGGAAACTCTGTTAAATTAACTCTTACTGTTAAGGATCTTACAGACAATATTCCTATAACTTCAGGAACAGTAGAATATTATCTTTCTAACGGTACAAAAATTGGAAGCAGTGCTCCTGACGGATCATTTGTATATACTCCTAGCAAAACTGGAAATTACACTTTCTATGCGAAATATATTCCTGATGAAAATTCAAATATTTATCTTGAATGCACTTCAAACAATGTTGATTTGGAAGTAGTTCCTTTGAATACTGTTGTCAGTGCTGATAAAGTGGTAAATAAGACTAATTCAATTATGGATATTCCGGTTTCTGTTGTGGGTGAGTTTGGTGTTTCTGTTGCTAATGGTACTGTGAAATCTACTATTGATGGTACTGGTATTCTGCTACTGTTAATGATGGTAAAGTCATATTTAAGGATGTTAGGTTACTGGGGAAGTAGGTACTTTCAATTATGATGTTGATTATGTTGGAAATGATTATTATCTGGATTCTGTAGGTACTTTAATCATTGAAACTATTGAAATCCTTCTTGCAATAGTGGTTTTGAATACTACAACTACAAGTAAGAATGTCTCTGGTCATGAGGGTGATAAAGTAAATATTACAGCAGATATTGTGGATGAGGAGAGTAACCCGGTTCAGAATGGTACTGCTACATTAACTCTCAACGGTAACAATTATACTGTTGAAGTTAAAAATGGTAAAGCAGTATTTACTGATGTCGTTTTACCTTCTGAAAATACAACAGCTGTAATTAAATATGCTGGAAATGATAATTATAATCCATCTTCAACTACAATTAATGTTACTATTATCGCTGATCCTGAACCAAGTCCAGAACCTATTCCTGATCCTGAACCAATTCCTGTTGATCCAACTCCAGGACCAAGTCCTAATCCTAATCCTAATCCTGGACCAGATAACAATGAATCTAATTCAGTAAATGGTGGTTCTGATGAAAATGGCTCTGTAGAGAATAACATGCATAATACAGGTAATCCAATCTTTGCTATATTATTGGTATTGCTTGTTTTAGTTTCAAATGTCTCTTTAAGATGTAGAAAATAAACACTTGGAAGATTTTATCTTCCATTTTCTTTTTTTAGCATATATTTATTAATTTAAAATAAGACTATTTTTCCTAATTTATATTATATTAATAGTGATTGGTAATTTTTTAAGGGTATTTTAAAAAAGAGAAAAGAAATGGAAAAGCTAGAAAGCTCCTCCACCTCCACCACCGGATCCTCCTCCACCACTACCGAATCCGCCTGAGTCAGATGGATTTGCTGAACTTGCACCGGTTGCAAATGCAGTGTTCATCATTCCATATCCTCCATAATAATGATACATGAATATGTCATCATCATAGTCGGATATGTTTGGTACTTGCAGTTTCATGGATTCGTAAACCTTGTCTGCTACTCCAAGAGCCGCACCATAAATTAAGTACTTCTTCCAAACAACTATTGATTCTGGAGGGTGTTCTTTAATTAAACTGTTGTCCTTCAAGAACTTCTTCAAGTTTTCCCATTTGAGATAGTAGACTCTACCCTCTTCTGTCCATCTTCCAAAAATATCTGCTGGTGTCATCATCAATGCCACGGAAAATATTGCTAGAATTACACCTGCAATCATACAATAAAATCCATTTCTCAGTTCTGTTATGAATCCTAGTACTGTTATTGCAATTCCAAAGATGATTCCAAGGGCTCCAATAATGTTAATCATTGTAGTACCTTTGTCCTCAAAGTATCTTGAAACATCCATCTGATTTTCAACGCTGTCTTCCCAGTCACCAACTTTTTCCATAAACCATTTTCCGTTGATTTCAGAGGATAATTGACCATTTAATGTTGAAAGATTTAAAATGTTGTTTGTAGCAAAGTGTTGCAATGTATCAAAAATGATTTTTTCACTTTCACTTAATCCTTCATTGCTGTTAAATGTTAATATCAAATCTTTTGTTTCAGTATCGATGTCTTCCTGCACATTCAACTTAAGGGCTTTTTTCTCTATGAGATTCATAATCGAAGCTTCAAAACCTTTCATATTAGGTTTTCCAATGCTCATTTTATTTTCAATAAATGCATTAACCACTTCTGGTGGATCATTTGTCGGTAAGTCTCTTTCATATATTCCCTCATAATTTACCTTAGGTTCCCTACCATATCTAAGATATGTGTAGATTGCACCTATCGGGCTTAAAATGGATAATAATCCTAAGACTAAATAAGTGTTGTTCCAAAAGTTACGTCCATTGATGCTGTCTTCCAAGTTTTTCATTATCATGTCACGACCATCTTGGTTGACATGCTTTGCGTTTGGAGCATTTGTGAAATCATCAACTGGCATTAGGACAAGAACTTCATAATATTCTCCTTTCGGGATATATGAACTTTCAGTTGTGATTGTATCTCCTTTTAATGATGAAGTGTCGTTATAGTCTTGTGGATTTAAATAGTATTCATTTCCACTATCTCCTGGTAAATGGATTGTTGATTGCAAATTATTGACTGGAACATCCCATTCTTCACCCCATAGTTTGTATTGAAGTCCACCAACATCATTAAAGAGGGTCACTACTCCTTTCATATCATACATGATTGTAACAGTTACATCACAATCTTTTATGCCTTTTGTATGTGCTTCATCGGAATATAAATAAATTTTCAAGTGTTTATATCCATCATCATCGCTTACTTCATACTCGGCATATGCACCGTCTGTATAAATTTCAATATTATCAATACTTTCTCCGGATTTCAGAGGTATATCTCTGTATACTCCATTAAAAGCACCATCAAATGAATAATCGTACTGTTCTTCTACATGTAGTAGGCCATTATTTTCAACCGTCAAGTCTATAATTGCTTGATCTATTAAATAACTTCTATCGTCATCTGCTGACACGAATGTTACTGTTGAAAATAATAATAAAAAAAGTAAGATTATGACAAATGTTTTTTTAACATTCATAATAATCCCTCACATCTAAAATTCTACTTTAGGAACTGCCCTTTCCGCTTCAGGAGCTTGGAAATATTCTTCTGCTTTAAAACCAAATGCTTTTGCAAGCCAGCTGCTTGGGAATTGTTGACATGCATTATTGTATTTTAATACAACATCATTATAGAATTGTCTTGAATAAGCAATTTTATCTTCGGTTTCACTTAATTCACTTTGTAATTGTTGGAAATTACTGTTAGCTTTTAAATCAGGGTAATTTTCAGCAACAGCGAAAAGTGATTTTAATGCGCCGGTTAATTGGTTATCTGCAGCACTTGTCTCTTCGACGGATGAAGCATTCATAACTCCTGCTCTTGCTTTTGTTACTTCTTCAAGAACGCCTTTTTCATGAGCAGCATAACCTTTAACTGTTTCAACAAGATTTGGTATTAAGTCGTTTCTTCTCTTAAGTTGGACATCAATCTGTGCATAACTGTTTTTAACACGGTTTCTAAGTCCAACAAGGTTATTGTACATGTGTATTAAAGTAACTATAATAAATATAACTACTATTATAATTACTATTGTTTGTAGTAAATCCATGATATCACTAATCTTTAATATTATTTATAGAGAATATAAACCTTGTTTTTTTTTTTAAGTTTATTAATGAGAACAATCTAATTATTAGTATAAGTAATATATTTTTGGAAAACACTACTTTTAATCAATACCTTTATATAGTTGAATGTAGATATATTATTTTATCATATTATTCTAGACAATATGATTTGCAAGTATTTGCTAACTATTTTATGCCGAGATAGTCTAGCCTGGTAAGGCGCGAGACTGGAAATCTCGTGGGCGTTCAGCCCTCCTGGGTTCAAATCCCAGTCTCGGCGTTTATTAGTTTTTAACTATATTTTTTTAACTTTATAAAATACTTGTTAGACTGATATTTTTGCACTCTTAGTTATTTTAGTAACTAAGTTTATAACTGTTGAAAGAACTGTGTTTTGTTAATCAAAACATTCGAATCTATTACTTACGTCTCGTAGATTCGCTCTATAAATGGAGGTT
Coding sequences within it:
- a CDS encoding RNA-guided pseudouridylation complex pseudouridine synthase subunit Cbf5, with the protein product MKFNMVVKSKSFTSPEFGCKPEEREISEYISKGVINLDKPSGPTSHEIDSWVKRILPLEKSGHGGTLDPKVTGILPVGLDDATRAIQLLLTAPKEYVCLLTFHQDVPEDRIREVFAEFTGKIYQLPPVKSAVKRELRTRNVYYATIYEIDGRDVLFRIGCEAGTYVRTYCHNIGEALGVGAHMAELRRTQVGSFNEKNNLVTLQDVTDAYHFYIEDGDDSFLRQAIMPMERAADYLPKIIVKDSAVDAICHGADLACGGIAELADNIQKNDIVAIFTLKGELVGAGRSLLTSNEILESDSGFAVNVSKVLMKPDTYPRFWK
- a CDS encoding adenylate kinase encodes the protein MKLVVLTGIPGSGSTTLLNKALEKVEYVHLNYGDIMTEIAIKENIVEDRDSLRKLPAETQKEIQAKAAKEIKQRSENDNVIVDTHCTINTPAGFLPGLPIWVLEQLQPDLFILIEANADEIIYRRLNDETRQRDVQKAKEIQLHQEMNRATSMAYATLTGATVKIVENHDNHLDSSVSKLVDVLNL
- a CDS encoding AAA family ATPase, with protein sequence MIITIGGLAGTGTTTLAQVLSEKLNVPYISAGFIFREMAAERGMSVLEFSEFAEGNDEIDKEIDKRQAEKAKSTDNLILEGRLSAFFVDNADLRICLMTPFDVRSKRIAERENKSVDVAKSEIIIREESEVLRYKEIHNIDISNMEIYDLIINTDSFDPESISEIITTTLKVI
- a CDS encoding 50S ribosomal protein L34e, which encodes MPANRFRSRSYKRVHKNTPGGENVLRYKKKKPSKHVCAECGAVLHGVPRGRPYEIGKLSKTAKRPSRPYGGYLCSACARKLFKNEARK
- a CDS encoding 50S ribosomal protein L14e — encoded protein: MASIEVGRVCVKTAGREAGEKCAIVEIIDENFVEVIGEAVKNRRCNIAHLEPTADSIDVSGDAESIKAALAGL
- a CDS encoding DUF2207 domain-containing protein, with product MNVKKTFVIILLFLLLFSTVTFVSADDDRSYLIDQAIIDLTVENNGLLHVEEQYDYSFDGAFNGVYRDIPLKSGESIDNIEIYTDGAYAEYEVSDDDGYKHLKIYLYSDEAHTKGIKDCDVTVTIMYDMKGVVTLFNDVGGLQYKLWGEEWDVPVNNLQSTIHLPGDSGNEYYLNPQDYNDTSSLKGDTITTESSYIPKGEYYEVLVLMPVDDFTNAPNAKHVNQDGRDMIMKNLEDSINGRNFWNNTYLVLGLLSILSPIGAIYTYLRYGREPKVNYEGIYERDLPTNDPPEVVNAFIENKMSIGKPNMKGFEASIMNLIEKKALKLNVQEDIDTETKDLILTFNSNEGLSESEKIIFDTLQHFATNNILNLSTLNGQLSSEINGKWFMEKVGDWEDSVENQMDVSRYFEDKGTTMINIIGALGIIFGIAITVLGFITELRNGFYCMIAGVILAIFSVALMMTPADIFGRWTEEGRVYYLKWENLKKFLKDNSLIKEHPPESIVVWKKYLIYGAALGVADKVYESMKLQVPNISDYDDDIFMYHYYGGYGMMNTAFATGASSANPSDSGGFGSGGGGSGGGGGGAF
- a CDS encoding LemA family protein, whose translation is MDLLQTIVIIIVVIFIIVTLIHMYNNLVGLRNRVKNSYAQIDVQLKRRNDLIPNLVETVKGYAAHEKGVLEEVTKARAGVMNASSVEETSAADNQLTGALKSLFAVAENYPDLKANSNFQQLQSELSETEDKIAYSRQFYNDVVLKYNNACQQFPSSWLAKAFGFKAEEYFQAPEAERAVPKVEF
- a CDS encoding EMC3/TMCO1 family protein; the protein is MFDIMGMVYGVLNAIFNPILAMDPNPSNPALTVLIIAFIVSLITTVANKYLVDQDALNEKQLKMKEFNKELRDAQKRGDGKKLAELQARQTEIMKENTAMMSEQFKPMIVTFVPIILIFFWMRASAINDLVVILPTTVYWVTLTPLWHVVGSIFYGGEATIPYGIGWLLWYMICTFGMSQILRKFLGFKQGF